TTCGGCGTCGGCCATGCGTCCACCTCCATCTCCGCCGCTTACGGCATGGCCTGCGCGCGCGACATGAAAGGCGAAAAAAACAAAGTGATAGCGGTCATCGGCGACGGCGCGCTGACAGGCGGGCTGGCCTATGAGGGCCTCAACAACGCCGGATGTTCGGGGAAGGACATACTTGTGATACTGAACGACAACAATATGTTCATCTCGCCGCGCGTGGGAGCGGTGGGGAGCATGCTGACAAGGATATTCTCGCTGGGCATCGTGAAGAAAACGGAAGATTCCGTCGTGAATTTTCTCAAAAGGCTCAAAGTCGTGGGCCTTGAGATACTCAGGATAGCCCGCCGCATTAAAACCATACTTTTCCCTGGCATGTTCTTTGAGGAGATGGGTTTTTCCTGCTTCGGCCCCGTGGACGGCCATGATCTTGACCGGCTCATATCGCTTCTCAGTAGGATAAAAAAATTCAAGGGCCCGGTTTTTCTCCATGTGATAACGAAGAAAGGCAGGGGCTACAAACCCGCCGAGGAGAATCCCGCTTCATTCCACGGCCTGGGCGCTTTTGACAAAGTGAGCGGCGATATCGCTCCGTCATCAAAGAGCTATTCCGATGTTTTCGGCGAGGTCCTGTGCGACCTCGCCGCGAAAGACGGTAAGATAGCCGCCATAACCGCGGCCATGCCAGCCGGCACGGGCCTTCTGCGTTTCGCCGAACAATTTCCGGACCGTTTTTTTGACTGCGGCATCGCCGAGGAGCACGCCGTCACTTTCGCGGCGGGTCTCGCCTCGCAGGGCATAAAACCCGTTGTCGCTCTTTACTCAACTTTTCTGCAGAGGGCTTTGGACCAGATAATACACGATGTCTGTCTGCAGGATCTGAGCGTTGTTTTCGCCGTGGACAGGGCGGGACTCGTCGGTGATGACGGCCCCACGCATCACGGTAATTTTGATATTTCATATCTGCGGCTGATCCCGGGTATGACCGTCGCCGCGCCGAAAGATGTGCGGGAGCTGGCGGATATGCTCTACTCCGCCCTGAAATACGGCGGCCCCGTCGCCGTGCGTTATCCGCGCGCCAAAGCGGAAGAGATGAGCTATGGAGGCGAATTCACATTCATTGAGAAGGGGAAAGCCCAGATCCTTATCCCGGGGGGGGATGTACGCATCGCTGCGCTGGGGAGCATGGTCTACCCGGCGATGTTGATCTCGCAGGAGCTTGAGGGAGCGGGAATAAAATGCGGCGTTATCAACGCCCGTTTCGCCAAACCGCTGGATTTGGAAACATTAACAGAGGCAGCTGAAAATGCTAAACTCCTGATAACGCTTGAGGAAAACACCGCCCCCGGAGGTTTCGGCTCGGCGGTGCTGGAGGAACTTCCGGCGGCTTTGCTTTCCCGCGTGCGGCGGATAGCGCTTCCCGACAGGTTTATAACCCACGGTGCCATAGATGAACTGAAAGAGGCATCGGGCATTGATGTCTCCTCGGTGGTGAAGAAGATCAAGGGCTTTATGAAAAAATGAGAACAATGATCAAAATATGCGGCGTGACGAACGAGAAGGATGTGAATTTCATATCCATGCTGGATGTGGATTTCATAGGTTTCAATCTTGTGTCGGGCTCCAAAAGGGCGGTTTCTGAGAACGCCCTTAAAAAACTCGTCTCTATGGTTCCTTCCTATATCAACTCCGTGGCTGTCATGGTAAACCCCGAATTGAAGGATGTGAAGAGGATAATAAAGAAAACGGGCATATCTTTTTACCAGCTCCACGGCGACGAAAGCGTTGACTTTGTCAGAGAGGTGAAAGAGCTCGGCGTGAAAGTGATAAAGGCCTTCAGGTTTTCCGACGGAGATTCCGTGGAAAAAGCACTGCCTTACGCCGAATGCGCGGATTATCTTCTCGTTGACAGTTTTTCGCCGGAGACGCCGGGAGGAACGGGCATCAGGTATTCTGCGGATATAGCGAAACAAGTGAAGGGAATGGGGCTGCCCATGTTCCTGGCCGGCGGCCTCGATCCCGACAATGCCGCCGAAGCCGTCAGCGGGGTAGAACCTTTTGCCGTGGACACGGCATCAGGCGTTGAGAACAGCCCCCGCAGCAAAGACATTGAAAAAGTCAGGGCCTTCATAAGGGCGGTGCGCGGGGCGTAAAAAAATGAAAAAGCAAAAACGCATAGCAACGTTAATAGGAACCGTCCCCATTACCACAAAAGCTTTTTACGGGCCTTTCGGCGGACAGTTCGTGCCGGAGACGCTCTACAAACCTCTCAGGGAGCTTGAGAAAGCTTTTAACGGCGAGGCGAAAAGCGCCGCCTTTCAAAAAGAACTGGCACAGCTTTTGACGGATTATTCGGGAAGGCCCACTCCTCTTTATTACGCCGGAAGGCTTTCTTCTTTTCACGGACGCCGGATTTATCTAAAGAGAGAGGATCTCAATCACACGGGTTCGCACAAGATCAACAACGCCCTCGGGCAGATACTTCTCGCACGGAGCATGGGCAAAAAAAGGATAATAGCCGAGACCGGAGCCGGCCAGCACGGCGTGGCGGTTGCCACGGCCGCGGCTCTCTTCGGCATGAAATGCGTTGTCTATATGGGCAGCGTTGACATAGAAAGGCAGGCGGTCAATGTCGCGCGGATGAAACTTCTCGGCACTGAAGTCGTGCCCGTGACAAACGGCGACGCTACGCTGAAAGAGGCCGTCAGCGAGGCCATAAGGGACTGGATATCCGATCCTTCAGGTACCTATTACCTTATCGGTTCCTGCGTCGGGCCGCATCCTTATCCCCTGATGGTGAGATTTTTTCAGTCCGTGATCGGCGATGAGACAAAAAGACAGATAATGCAAAAGGAAAAACGCCTTCCTGATTATCTTCTCGCCTGCGTCGGCGGCGGTTCCAATTCTATTGGTTTTTTTCATCCTTTTTATAAGAACGCCGTCAAATTCATAGGCGTTGAAGCAGGCG
This genomic stretch from Candidatus Omnitrophota bacterium harbors:
- the dxs gene encoding 1-deoxy-D-xylulose-5-phosphate synthase; this translates as MAILDMINSPRELRLIRRDLLPGLMEEIREKIIDTCSKTGGHIGGSLGAVELITALHYVFDCPKDKIIFDVGHQAYAHKILTGRASRFETNRQFGGISGFPKMTESVFDAFGVGHASTSISAAYGMACARDMKGEKNKVIAVIGDGALTGGLAYEGLNNAGCSGKDILVILNDNNMFISPRVGAVGSMLTRIFSLGIVKKTEDSVVNFLKRLKVVGLEILRIARRIKTILFPGMFFEEMGFSCFGPVDGHDLDRLISLLSRIKKFKGPVFLHVITKKGRGYKPAEENPASFHGLGAFDKVSGDIAPSSKSYSDVFGEVLCDLAAKDGKIAAITAAMPAGTGLLRFAEQFPDRFFDCGIAEEHAVTFAAGLASQGIKPVVALYSTFLQRALDQIIHDVCLQDLSVVFAVDRAGLVGDDGPTHHGNFDISYLRLIPGMTVAAPKDVRELADMLYSALKYGGPVAVRYPRAKAEEMSYGGEFTFIEKGKAQILIPGGDVRIAALGSMVYPAMLISQELEGAGIKCGVINARFAKPLDLETLTEAAENAKLLITLEENTAPGGFGSAVLEELPAALLSRVRRIALPDRFITHGAIDELKEASGIDVSSVVKKIKGFMKK
- a CDS encoding phosphoribosylanthranilate isomerase is translated as MRTMIKICGVTNEKDVNFISMLDVDFIGFNLVSGSKRAVSENALKKLVSMVPSYINSVAVMVNPELKDVKRIIKKTGISFYQLHGDESVDFVREVKELGVKVIKAFRFSDGDSVEKALPYAECADYLLVDSFSPETPGGTGIRYSADIAKQVKGMGLPMFLAGGLDPDNAAEAVSGVEPFAVDTASGVENSPRSKDIEKVRAFIRAVRGA
- the trpB gene encoding tryptophan synthase subunit beta, producing MKKQKRIATLIGTVPITTKAFYGPFGGQFVPETLYKPLRELEKAFNGEAKSAAFQKELAQLLTDYSGRPTPLYYAGRLSSFHGRRIYLKREDLNHTGSHKINNALGQILLARSMGKKRIIAETGAGQHGVAVATAAALFGMKCVVYMGSVDIERQAVNVARMKLLGTEVVPVTNGDATLKEAVSEAIRDWISDPSGTYYLIGSCVGPHPYPLMVRFFQSVIGDETKRQIMQKEKRLPDYLLACVGGGSNSIGFFHPFYKNAVKFIGVEAGGTGGSPENTSASICYGSPGVLHGAFSYLLQSAEGQILETHSVAAGLDYPSVGPEHSFYHQTGRAEYVSVSDAEAIKAFERLSKLEGIIPALESSHALAYLSHLAPKTKKNAVICVCLSGRGDKDMAIEKSLARSFKK